In one Parageobacillus genomosp. 1 genomic region, the following are encoded:
- a CDS encoding spore germination protein, giving the protein MQIPSRAPQVRNNRNDHSGQEKLIISEQTLRDHFSNCKDVAILTSTIQPAKTASGTLTLVFVYCEELCDTQQMKQVIFPMFREMCREYPCQTVEEIEANKLMPMELLGKEVLIDDMNYLLFNGDLLVYFQEADVLYSLTLANPPMRTPEEPNTEVSIRGAKDGFIEEISKNVALIRKRIKSHKLCYEQFIVGTRSQTKVGLMYIEDIANREMINEVKKRILQLNVDSLMSTNQLEEMIGDKRFSLFPLFAYTGRPDFAANCLLNGRFVILLDGAPTVIIGPGNLLFLLNTSEDNVTTPIFVIFQRILRFMGISAAIYLPGFWTALLSFHPGEIPFTLLGTVVLSRQGVPLSVPLEMFIMVGLFEIFKEAGMRLPLAIGQTLSVVGGLIIGQSAVNAGLFTPGSLVVAATSVIASFTLVNQNLAGTVTLLRFIVLAASSVLGLFGFIASLFILLTYTANLTIFGIPYLTPLSPPTRDIFKVLIPNGWKIFKKRAGLVKPQDDTPRGEAN; this is encoded by the coding sequence ATGCAAATTCCTTCAAGAGCGCCACAAGTCAGAAATAATCGAAATGATCATAGCGGACAGGAAAAGCTTATCATTTCCGAGCAAACTTTGCGGGATCATTTTTCGAACTGTAAAGATGTCGCGATTCTTACCTCGACGATTCAACCGGCAAAAACCGCAAGCGGCACGCTTACCTTAGTGTTTGTCTATTGCGAGGAGCTGTGTGACACTCAGCAGATGAAACAGGTCATATTTCCAATGTTTCGCGAAATGTGCCGTGAATATCCTTGCCAAACGGTGGAGGAAATTGAAGCAAACAAACTAATGCCAATGGAGCTGCTTGGAAAAGAAGTGCTGATTGATGATATGAACTATCTTCTCTTTAACGGTGATTTATTAGTCTACTTTCAAGAAGCGGATGTTTTATATTCCCTTACGCTTGCCAATCCGCCGATGCGCACCCCGGAAGAGCCGAACACGGAAGTGTCGATTCGTGGTGCGAAAGACGGTTTTATTGAGGAAATTTCAAAAAACGTCGCGCTCATCCGCAAGCGAATTAAATCCCATAAGCTCTGTTATGAACAATTTATCGTCGGAACAAGAAGCCAAACAAAAGTCGGATTAATGTACATCGAGGACATAGCGAACCGCGAAATGATTAATGAGGTGAAAAAAAGAATTTTACAGTTAAATGTTGATTCCCTGATGAGCACCAATCAATTGGAAGAGATGATTGGCGACAAACGGTTCTCGCTGTTTCCGTTGTTTGCCTACACAGGACGGCCGGATTTTGCAGCCAATTGTTTATTAAATGGAAGATTTGTCATCTTGCTAGACGGTGCTCCTACCGTCATTATTGGTCCGGGAAACTTATTGTTTTTACTGAATACATCGGAAGATAACGTTACAACACCTATCTTTGTTATTTTTCAGAGAATCCTTCGCTTCATGGGAATTTCCGCGGCTATTTATTTACCCGGATTTTGGACCGCCTTATTATCGTTTCATCCAGGAGAAATACCATTCACTCTCTTAGGAACGGTTGTGCTTTCCAGGCAAGGAGTGCCGTTGTCCGTTCCACTAGAAATGTTTATCATGGTGGGTTTGTTCGAAATCTTTAAAGAAGCGGGCATGCGCTTGCCGTTAGCGATTGGTCAAACGTTATCGGTTGTCGGCGGATTAATTATTGGGCAATCGGCTGTCAACGCTGGCTTATTCACACCGGGAAGCCTTGTTGTTGCGGCCACTTCCGTTATCGCATCGTTTACATTAGTCAATCAAAACTTAGCAGGAACCGTGACGTTATTGCGTTTTATTGTCTTAGCCGCTTCTTCTGTACTAGGGTTATTTGGATTTATCGCTTCTTTATTTATACTTTTAACATATACAGCAAATTTAACAATATTTGGAATACCTTATCTCACTCCGCTCTCTCCTCCAACCAGGGATATTTTCAAAGTCTTAATCCCGAATGGTTGGAAAATATTCAAAAAGAGAGCCGGTTTGGTAAAACCGCAGGACGATACACCAAGGGGGGAAGCGAATTGA
- a CDS encoding Ger(x)C family spore germination protein: protein MKCKIAFPFMISIFLLTGCWGAQNIDHLIYVSTIGVDYKDNRFIVYVAFTSFTGLAKVESGGAGEKSGIAVGKAKGETFNIATDNLYHSIQRMVSWAHVKSIVFTKRALKKIVLKDVLDILDRYNEIRPTLWIYATDEPLTKLFFGAAPVLHSSPYYSLLSNPEEIFQQSSFIRPIRLHRFVADTNEASTTVRLPYLNITTRNWEEDKKEKPMLNLKGVCFVDDYELQKCFDRSKLRGIRWMEKGISRTPVYVKKGDKVVASVVVLQPKSNISYQIKGNTPVFNIKVSANGSVLELREKLTEQQLVRLAQKTVEDEIRSLYKLGLKYDIDILNLSEAMYRKKPEDWKKFSENGKIPLTDENLKKIKVKISIDTFGKQKFR, encoded by the coding sequence TTGAAATGCAAAATCGCCTTTCCCTTTATGATCTCTATATTTTTGTTAACAGGATGCTGGGGAGCGCAAAATATTGATCATCTGATTTATGTCAGTACAATCGGTGTTGATTATAAGGATAATCGGTTTATCGTTTATGTGGCGTTCACTAGCTTCACCGGATTAGCGAAAGTCGAGAGCGGAGGTGCCGGAGAAAAATCAGGCATTGCCGTTGGAAAAGCCAAAGGCGAAACGTTTAATATCGCAACCGACAATCTGTATCATTCTATTCAACGAATGGTATCATGGGCGCATGTGAAAAGTATCGTGTTTACGAAAAGAGCACTGAAGAAAATAGTATTAAAAGACGTTTTAGACATTTTAGACCGATATAACGAAATTAGGCCTACACTATGGATTTATGCGACAGACGAACCGTTAACAAAACTTTTTTTTGGGGCTGCACCAGTTTTGCATTCATCCCCTTACTATTCTTTATTATCTAACCCTGAAGAGATTTTTCAGCAAAGTTCATTTATTCGGCCGATTCGCTTACATCGCTTTGTAGCTGATACCAATGAAGCTTCAACAACAGTGCGACTTCCTTATCTCAACATTACTACGCGCAATTGGGAGGAAGATAAAAAAGAAAAACCGATGTTAAATTTAAAAGGAGTGTGCTTTGTTGACGATTATGAACTTCAAAAATGTTTTGATCGCTCTAAGTTGCGGGGAATCAGATGGATGGAAAAAGGAATAAGCAGAACTCCCGTTTATGTCAAAAAAGGAGACAAAGTCGTTGCATCGGTCGTTGTTCTTCAACCGAAGTCAAACATTTCCTACCAAATCAAAGGAAATACTCCTGTATTTAACATCAAGGTATCCGCCAATGGAAGTGTGCTTGAGTTAAGGGAAAAATTAACGGAACAACAATTAGTTCGCTTGGCGCAAAAGACAGTGGAAGATGAAATAAGAAGCCTCTACAAGTTGGGGCTAAAATACGATATAGATATCCTTAATCTCTCGGAAGCGATGTATCGCAAAAAACCAGAAGATTGGAAGAAATTTTCCGAAAACGGAAAGATTCCATTAACAGATGAAAATTTAAAAAAGATTAAAGTTAAAATTTCCATTGATACATTTGGGAAACAGAAATTTAGATAA
- a CDS encoding MFS transporter yields MQVNVQRVARMQGTVYPILIAISVGHLLNDSMQAVVPALFPILETSMNLTYTQIGWIAFTLNMTSSVMQPVVGFFTDRTPSPYFLPLGMAASLLGMVGLAFAPHFFFVLLSVLFVGFGSAIFHPEGSRVVYFAAGAKRGFAQSIYQVGGNTGNALAPLFTALIFVPFGQKGAAWFTVIAAFGIVLLFRVSRWYSLRLKEYGTVQKQTKAGKGGVKNQRNIIFALILLIFLVFARSWYSAGISNYYQFYLMKHYHVPIQEAQIYLFVFMIAGAIGTFVGGPLADRFGKRNLMLFSTLGTAPFALMLPYLPLAWVLPVVFLAGFILSLSFSTFVVYAQELLPGNVGMASGLIVGLAFGMGALGAVVLGKIADLYNLNVLMILCSFLPLLGVLTWWLPKEKSFASQ; encoded by the coding sequence ATGCAAGTAAACGTCCAACGTGTCGCGAGGATGCAAGGAACCGTATATCCCATTTTAATCGCCATCAGCGTGGGACATCTATTAAATGACTCGATGCAAGCGGTTGTTCCGGCGTTGTTTCCGATTTTAGAAACATCCATGAATTTAACGTATACCCAAATTGGATGGATCGCTTTTACCTTAAATATGACTTCTTCGGTGATGCAGCCGGTTGTTGGCTTTTTTACGGACCGAACCCCCTCGCCTTACTTTCTTCCGCTCGGAATGGCGGCGAGCTTGCTTGGTATGGTAGGGCTCGCGTTTGCGCCGCATTTTTTCTTTGTGTTATTATCCGTCTTGTTTGTAGGGTTCGGCTCAGCAATTTTCCATCCGGAAGGGTCGCGCGTTGTATATTTTGCTGCAGGGGCAAAAAGAGGATTTGCCCAATCCATTTATCAAGTGGGCGGAAATACGGGAAATGCCCTTGCCCCGCTATTTACAGCACTGATTTTTGTTCCGTTTGGGCAAAAAGGCGCGGCTTGGTTCACCGTGATTGCTGCTTTTGGCATCGTCCTTTTGTTTCGCGTGTCACGATGGTATTCGCTCCGTCTTAAAGAATACGGAACGGTTCAGAAACAAACCAAGGCAGGAAAAGGCGGTGTCAAAAACCAACGAAATATCATCTTCGCCTTAATACTATTAATCTTTTTAGTGTTTGCGCGGTCATGGTACTCCGCCGGCATTTCCAACTATTATCAATTTTATTTGATGAAGCACTATCACGTGCCGATTCAAGAAGCACAGATTTATTTGTTTGTATTTATGATCGCCGGAGCCATCGGGACATTTGTAGGCGGGCCACTAGCGGATCGATTCGGTAAACGAAATTTGATGTTGTTTTCGACGCTCGGTACGGCACCGTTTGCCCTCATGCTTCCGTACCTTCCACTTGCATGGGTACTGCCTGTCGTTTTTCTTGCCGGTTTTATTTTATCATTAAGTTTTTCCACATTTGTCGTGTATGCCCAAGAATTGCTTCCCGGAAATGTCGGCATGGCGTCGGGGCTGATCGTTGGCCTTGCGTTTGGGATGGGAGCGCTTGGGGCCGTTGTTCTTGGAAAAATTGCTGATTTGTATAATTTAAATGTCCTTATGATATTGTGCAGCTTCCTTCCGCTGCTTGGGGTACTCACATGGTGGTTGCCGAAAGAAAAATCGTTCGCTTCCCAATAG
- a CDS encoding DUF6501 family protein encodes MIHHTWLKRPTLKKVKCVHTNAEKYIVNHVLTPGKTYEVKNETEEFYFVIDNTGKIGGFYKDYFEEVQEAK; translated from the coding sequence ATGATTCATCATACTTGGTTAAAACGCCCAACGTTGAAAAAAGTGAAATGTGTACATACAAATGCGGAAAAATACATCGTTAATCATGTGTTAACACCTGGAAAAACGTATGAAGTAAAAAATGAAACTGAAGAATTTTATTTTGTCATTGACAACACCGGGAAAATCGGCGGGTTTTATAAAGACTATTTCGAGGAAGTACAAGAGGCGAAGTAA
- a CDS encoding NETI motif-containing protein, with product MKKRFIVEEHETIDECLERIKAEGYRPIRRIEQPIFREVKKNGEMIIEPCGRTITFEAVRNE from the coding sequence ATGAAAAAAAGATTTATCGTCGAAGAACATGAAACGATTGACGAATGTCTGGAGCGTATAAAAGCAGAAGGATATCGTCCCATTCGCCGTATTGAACAGCCGATTTTCCGTGAAGTGAAGAAAAATGGGGAAATGATCATTGAACCGTGCGGAAGAACGATAACGTTCGAAGCGGTCCGTAACGAATAA
- a CDS encoding S8 family peptidase, translated as MKFKKIVSLSFAVSMLFFPFLVEAAPNDEAEPPKTVSEIKVSHGKGAYVPGEVIVQFKDQVNAEEKAKVLKGVGATVVPDNDPVKSKFHVLKVGNVEAVVKALNNNPLVEYAEPNYLFNATWTPNDTYYQSYQYGPQNTYTDYAWDVTRGSSSQEIAVIDTGVDYKHPDLDGKVIKGYDFVDNDYDPMDLNNHGTHVAGIAAAETNNATGIAGMAPYTTILAVRALDRNGSGTLSDIADAIVYSADSGAEVINLSLGCDCHTTTLENAVNYAWNKGSVLVAAAGNDGVSTTFEPASYENVIAVGAVDQYDRLASFSNYGTWVDVVAPGVDIASTITRNRYAYMSGTSMASPHVAGLAALLASQGRNNVEIRQAIEQTADKISGSGTYFKYGRINSYSAVTY; from the coding sequence ATGAAGTTTAAAAAAATTGTTAGTTTATCCTTTGCTGTTTCTATGTTATTTTTTCCATTCCTTGTAGAAGCAGCCCCTAATGATGAGGCAGAACCCCCAAAAACCGTTTCCGAAATTAAAGTGTCTCATGGAAAAGGAGCATATGTCCCAGGAGAAGTCATTGTTCAATTTAAAGATCAAGTAAATGCTGAAGAAAAGGCAAAGGTATTAAAAGGAGTTGGGGCAACGGTGGTTCCAGATAATGATCCAGTCAAATCCAAATTTCATGTACTAAAAGTAGGAAATGTAGAAGCTGTTGTGAAAGCATTAAATAATAACCCGTTAGTAGAATACGCGGAGCCAAACTACTTATTTAATGCAACTTGGACACCAAATGATACGTACTATCAGAGTTATCAATATGGTCCGCAAAATACGTATACCGATTATGCTTGGGATGTTACAAGAGGTAGTAGCAGTCAAGAGATTGCTGTTATTGATACGGGTGTAGATTATAAACATCCTGATTTAGATGGAAAAGTCATTAAAGGATATGATTTCGTAGATAATGATTACGACCCAATGGATTTAAATAATCATGGTACGCATGTAGCTGGAATAGCAGCTGCTGAAACAAATAATGCCACAGGTATTGCCGGCATGGCCCCATACACAACGATTTTGGCTGTGCGTGCTTTAGATCGAAATGGCAGTGGTACTCTAAGTGATATTGCCGATGCAATCGTTTATTCTGCTGATTCAGGTGCTGAAGTCATTAACCTGTCACTCGGTTGTGATTGTCATACAACAACATTAGAGAATGCTGTAAACTATGCATGGAATAAGGGATCTGTATTAGTTGCCGCAGCCGGAAATGATGGAGTCTCTACAACATTTGAACCGGCTTCTTATGAAAATGTAATTGCAGTTGGTGCAGTAGATCAATATGATCGATTAGCATCATTCTCTAACTATGGAACATGGGTAGATGTCGTAGCTCCAGGTGTAGACATTGCCTCAACTATTACTCGTAACCGATATGCCTATATGTCGGGAACTTCCATGGCATCCCCTCATGTAGCTGGTCTTGCAGCCTTATTAGCGAGTCAAGGACGGAATAACGTAGAAATTCGTCAAGCCATCGAGCAAACAGCAGATAAAATCTCCGGATCTGGAACATACTTCAAATATGGAAGAATCAATTCTTATAGTGCTGTAACATATTAA
- a CDS encoding YflJ family protein — protein sequence MAYFGSKGWLVQQLKEAGIRRHPAERKKLETYKTAVLYGLYQKYVKQNR from the coding sequence ATGGCTTATTTCGGTTCCAAAGGTTGGCTCGTCCAACAGTTGAAAGAGGCAGGAATTCGCCGCCATCCGGCGGAAAGAAAAAAATTAGAAACATATAAAACAGCTGTTTTATATGGGCTGTACCAAAAATATGTAAAGCAAAATCGATAG
- a CDS encoding penicillin-binding protein 1A — MYGKRRVASNCITLIEQGGISLEQSRWQKRKNKRKTYWKIGGIILALFLIGSYMAVQSYIATRDIRELDHPLPAPTIIYDQNGRVASKISSSKMEAVSIEHIPNHFLEAVVATEDRRFYDHEGIDYFGILRALIRNMKAGEWVEGGSTITQQLAKNVFLTNEKTLRRKWEEWFIAKKIERTYSKKEILEMYVNRVYFGEGAWGVQSAAKTYFGKDVSKLTVSEAALLAGLIKAPSALSPVSHYEKAIARRNVVLQLMKEQGYIDEQTFLRAKNEKIVVQKEKKPDRYKGKYPYYVDQLIEEAIARYHITQNEVLSGGLHIYTELNPRMQEGLETVYQNDALFPKGTDDRLVQSGAVLLDPKTGGIKALIGGRGEHVFRGFNRATQLKRQPGSTMKPLAVYTPALEQGYHIFDELKDEPVEFNGYRPENYDHTYRGSVTMYEAVIHSLNVPAVWLLNEIGVEKGIDALQRFGIPLDKEDHSLGIALGGMQQGVSPLQMAEAYSVFPNDGVRTDAHIITKIVDQNGNEIAKWKQHDVRVTSKEVAQKITFMLEGVVKEGTGKLARIPGRALAGKTGSTQVPLDGVNGVKDQWMVGYTPQLVGAVWLGYDHTDERHYLQTTSSQTVAVIFREIMEKALEGTPAQSFAYPALKKEQKQWQQWHKQQKEEEEKREKEEKWEHEHGPKEKREKEKRPHHWHDKHEKKQKEKGKGHKHDD, encoded by the coding sequence ATGTACGGAAAAAGGCGTGTTGCTTCGAATTGTATAACGTTGATAGAGCAAGGGGGGATTTCGTTGGAACAAAGCCGATGGCAAAAAAGAAAAAACAAGCGAAAAACGTATTGGAAAATAGGGGGGATTATTTTAGCGCTCTTTCTTATTGGCAGCTACATGGCCGTTCAATCGTATATTGCAACTAGGGATATTAGGGAACTTGATCATCCGCTGCCTGCTCCAACTATTATTTATGATCAAAATGGTCGCGTTGCAAGCAAAATTTCTTCATCCAAGATGGAAGCCGTATCCATAGAGCACATTCCAAACCACTTTTTAGAAGCGGTCGTTGCCACGGAAGACCGCCGTTTTTATGATCATGAAGGAATTGATTATTTCGGCATTTTACGGGCTCTCATCCGCAATATGAAAGCTGGAGAATGGGTGGAAGGCGGAAGCACCATTACACAGCAGTTAGCGAAAAACGTCTTTTTAACGAACGAAAAAACATTGCGGCGCAAATGGGAAGAATGGTTTATCGCGAAAAAAATCGAGCGAACGTATTCGAAAAAAGAAATTTTAGAAATGTACGTCAACCGCGTTTACTTCGGCGAAGGAGCATGGGGAGTGCAAAGCGCTGCGAAAACGTACTTTGGTAAAGACGTTTCTAAATTAACCGTCAGCGAAGCGGCGTTGCTTGCCGGGCTGATTAAAGCCCCGTCCGCTTTATCGCCAGTCAGCCATTATGAAAAAGCGATTGCCAGAAGAAATGTTGTACTTCAGCTGATGAAGGAACAAGGCTATATCGATGAGCAAACATTTTTGCGCGCCAAAAACGAAAAAATAGTGGTTCAAAAAGAAAAAAAACCAGACCGATACAAGGGTAAATATCCGTATTATGTGGATCAGTTGATCGAAGAGGCGATCGCGCGCTACCATATTACGCAAAATGAAGTACTTTCTGGGGGGCTACATATTTATACAGAGTTGAATCCCCGCATGCAGGAAGGGTTAGAAACGGTTTATCAAAACGACGCATTATTCCCAAAAGGAACGGACGATCGGCTTGTCCAAAGCGGTGCGGTGCTTCTTGATCCGAAAACAGGCGGGATCAAGGCGTTAATTGGCGGACGCGGCGAGCATGTATTCCGCGGATTTAACCGGGCGACACAACTAAAACGCCAGCCGGGGTCGACGATGAAGCCGCTCGCTGTGTATACGCCGGCGTTAGAACAAGGGTACCATATATTTGACGAATTAAAAGATGAGCCGGTCGAGTTTAACGGCTATCGCCCGGAAAACTATGATCATACGTACCGCGGAAGCGTTACGATGTATGAGGCGGTTATTCATTCGTTGAACGTTCCGGCTGTATGGCTTTTGAATGAAATTGGCGTAGAAAAAGGAATTGATGCGTTACAACGTTTTGGGATTCCTTTGGACAAAGAAGATCATTCTTTAGGAATCGCATTAGGCGGAATGCAGCAGGGCGTGTCCCCATTGCAAATGGCCGAAGCGTATTCCGTGTTTCCGAATGACGGCGTGCGAACAGACGCGCACATTATCACGAAAATCGTCGACCAAAACGGCAACGAAATCGCGAAATGGAAACAACATGATGTGCGTGTCACATCAAAAGAAGTGGCGCAAAAAATAACATTTATGCTCGAAGGGGTCGTAAAAGAAGGAACAGGAAAACTCGCGCGCATTCCTGGAAGGGCGTTAGCGGGAAAAACAGGCTCGACCCAAGTTCCGTTAGACGGAGTAAATGGGGTAAAAGATCAGTGGATGGTTGGCTATACTCCTCAGCTTGTCGGAGCTGTCTGGCTTGGATATGATCATACCGATGAGCGCCATTATTTACAAACGACAAGCAGCCAAACGGTCGCCGTTATTTTCCGTGAAATCATGGAAAAAGCACTCGAAGGCACGCCAGCGCAATCATTCGCCTACCCAGCTTTAAAGAAAGAACAGAAACAATGGCAACAATGGCATAAACAACAAAAAGAAGAGGAAGAAAAACGAGAGAAAGAAGAAAAATGGGAACATGAACACGGCCCGAAAGAAAAAAGAGAGAAGGAAAAACGGCCGCACCACTGGCATGACAAACATGAAAAGAAACAAAAAGAAAAAGGAAAAGGTCATAAACATGATGATTAA
- a CDS encoding DHA2 family efflux MFS transporter permease subunit → MSMFLTGYIIFSILVLTVLNIVLRRRKNVPVPSSLGRAEMAHAHGMTADSGEKPLKTAATSGQQTTLENISGNRAKIVATIMLGAFVAILNQTLINVALPHMMHDFNVETSTIQWLVTGYMLVNGVLIPISPFLIAKFPTKKLFLSGMSLFAIGAFICSIAPSFSVILTGRLIQAVGAGIIMQLMMVIMLTIFPPEKRGVAMGTVGIAIMFAPAVGPTLSGWIVEHYTWRLLFYVVLPIAIVDIVLAFLWLKNTPKTGNPLLDWRGAVYSTIGFGGVLYGFSEAGSNGWGQMNVIVSIIIGVIFLILFTWRSLTVENPILNFRVFKYNVFTLSTIIGCVINMALFAAMVLLPVYLQNLRGFTPLDAGLLLLPGAIVMAIMSPISGWIFDRIGARMLAIVGLVITVVTTWEFSKLTMDTPYSHILVLYIFRMFGMSMLGMPIMTEGLNALPRHLYSHGTAMANTLRQVAASLGTAFLVTVMSNRAKFHAENYRNEMTENNPFFMDIVAQLKHAIPSDEAVAQLLYGIVQQHSAVEGINDAFFVATGLAVLALILSFFLKGKKKNAPSA, encoded by the coding sequence ATGTCAATGTTTTTAACTGGCTATATTATCTTTTCCATCCTCGTTCTTACCGTGCTGAATATTGTGCTAAGAAGACGAAAAAACGTCCCCGTCCCGTCTAGTCTGGGACGAGCGGAGATGGCACATGCACATGGCATGACGGCAGATAGCGGAGAAAAGCCGCTGAAGACAGCAGCGACATCGGGACAACAAACAACGTTGGAAAATATTAGTGGTAATCGTGCTAAAATAGTAGCCACGATCATGCTTGGAGCGTTTGTCGCGATTTTGAACCAAACGCTCATTAATGTCGCGCTGCCGCATATGATGCATGATTTCAATGTGGAAACGTCAACGATTCAATGGCTTGTGACAGGGTACATGCTCGTTAACGGCGTGCTGATTCCGATCAGCCCGTTTTTAATTGCCAAATTTCCAACAAAAAAACTGTTTTTATCAGGGATGTCGCTTTTTGCGATCGGAGCGTTTATTTGTTCGATTGCTCCATCTTTTTCCGTTATCTTGACCGGCCGTTTGATCCAAGCGGTAGGGGCGGGAATTATTATGCAGTTGATGATGGTCATTATGCTAACTATTTTTCCGCCGGAAAAACGCGGGGTAGCGATGGGAACTGTCGGGATTGCGATAATGTTCGCGCCGGCGGTCGGTCCGACATTATCGGGATGGATCGTGGAACATTACACGTGGCGTCTTTTGTTCTATGTCGTATTACCGATTGCGATTGTGGATATTGTGCTCGCGTTTCTTTGGTTAAAAAATACACCGAAAACAGGAAATCCGCTTTTGGACTGGCGCGGCGCAGTTTATTCAACGATCGGCTTTGGCGGCGTGCTTTACGGATTCAGCGAAGCCGGAAGCAACGGCTGGGGACAGATGAATGTAATAGTGTCCATTATCATTGGTGTCATATTCTTGATTTTATTTACATGGCGTTCGTTAACGGTGGAAAATCCAATTTTGAATTTCCGTGTGTTTAAATATAATGTATTTACTTTGTCCACCATCATCGGCTGCGTCATTAACATGGCCCTGTTTGCCGCGATGGTGCTGCTTCCGGTCTATTTGCAAAACCTGCGTGGCTTTACGCCGCTTGACGCCGGTTTGCTGCTCTTGCCTGGCGCGATCGTGATGGCGATTATGTCGCCGATTTCCGGTTGGATTTTTGACCGCATCGGCGCGCGCATGCTCGCGATTGTCGGTTTAGTTATTACGGTCGTGACAACATGGGAGTTCAGCAAGCTGACGATGGATACGCCATACAGCCATATTTTGGTACTTTACATTTTCCGCATGTTCGGCATGTCGATGTTGGGGATGCCGATTATGACGGAAGGGCTAAACGCATTGCCGCGTCATTTATACAGTCACGGAACGGCAATGGCGAACACGTTGCGGCAAGTAGCGGCATCATTGGGAACGGCTTTCCTCGTTACCGTCATGTCTAACCGTGCGAAGTTTCATGCGGAAAATTACCGGAACGAGATGACAGAAAACAATCCGTTCTTCATGGATATTGTCGCGCAGTTAAAACATGCGATTCCTAGCGATGAAGCAGTCGCGCAGCTTTTATATGGCATCGTACAGCAGCATTCTGCTGTCGAGGGGATTAACGACGCGTTTTTTGTCGCGACCGGACTTGCTGTGTTGGCGCTCATTTTATCGTTCTTCTTAAAAGGAAAAAAGAAAAATGCTCCATCAGCATGA
- a CDS encoding HlyD family secretion protein, with the protein MNAKRLIILNIIVLILLVGGGFAAYYYVNEATNYIKTDNARIDGQAITIAAPFSGKLASWSGSVGKTFNSGDKIGEVSDGEHNIPVTVPHHMTIAQQNAVENSFVAAGMALARGYDLDDLWVTANIEETDIEDVKVGQDVDIYVDAYPDRKFSGKVEKLGYATANTFSLLPSSNATGNYTKVTQVIPVTISIDNYNGAGLVPGMNVTVRIHK; encoded by the coding sequence GTGAACGCAAAACGCTTAATTATATTAAATATTATCGTTCTTATATTGCTTGTAGGCGGCGGTTTTGCTGCTTATTATTATGTCAATGAAGCAACCAACTACATTAAAACGGACAACGCCCGTATCGACGGCCAGGCGATTACGATTGCTGCGCCATTTTCCGGAAAGCTGGCTTCCTGGTCCGGAAGCGTTGGAAAAACGTTTAACAGCGGCGATAAAATTGGTGAAGTATCCGACGGCGAGCATAATATTCCGGTAACTGTTCCGCATCATATGACGATCGCCCAGCAAAATGCGGTGGAAAATTCGTTCGTCGCAGCCGGCATGGCGTTGGCGCGCGGCTATGATCTGGATGATTTATGGGTAACGGCCAACATTGAAGAAACGGATATTGAAGATGTCAAAGTAGGCCAAGATGTCGATATTTACGTGGATGCATACCCGGATCGCAAGTTTAGCGGAAAAGTAGAGAAACTTGGATATGCGACGGCCAACACATTCAGCCTGCTTCCAAGTTCAAATGCGACCGGGAACTATACGAAAGTGACGCAAGTAATTCCAGTGACGATTTCCATTGACAATTACAACGGGGCGGGATTAGTACCAGGAATGAACGTCACCGTTCGCATTCATAAGTAG
- a CDS encoding MarR family winged helix-turn-helix transcriptional regulator, with product MEGIQREIMYSVFRMQKALYRLVREDAARVGITEVQLMILYTLWKKENIRLNDLAEKLNLSNSNVSGTVDRLVNAGLVVREISKHDRRAVILSLTDKGRETIKKAFNHESVLIQRLKRIEQAFNEEEILQYLSIQRKMKDILLGEE from the coding sequence ATGGAAGGTATTCAAAGAGAAATTATGTATTCGGTTTTCCGAATGCAAAAGGCGTTATACCGGCTTGTCCGCGAAGATGCGGCGCGGGTAGGAATTACGGAAGTGCAGTTAATGATTCTTTACACGTTATGGAAAAAAGAAAATATCCGGCTGAACGATTTGGCGGAAAAATTAAATTTAAGCAACAGCAATGTCAGCGGTACGGTCGACCGTCTTGTTAATGCTGGTCTAGTTGTTCGCGAAATTTCAAAACATGACCGCCGCGCAGTCATATTAAGTTTGACGGATAAAGGAAGAGAAACGATTAAAAAGGCATTTAATCACGAATCCGTGTTAATACAACGATTAAAAAGAATCGAGCAAGCCTTTAATGAGGAAGAGATTTTACAATATTTATCCATCCAGCGAAAAATGAAAGACATTTTATTGGGGGAGGAGTAA